A stretch of Schistocerca cancellata isolate TAMUIC-IGC-003103 chromosome 3, iqSchCanc2.1, whole genome shotgun sequence DNA encodes these proteins:
- the LOC126175560 gene encoding neuronal membrane glycoprotein M6-a isoform X2, which produces MGDKCRDCMTRIPYATLIATIMCIVGVGVFCGTMYRGATLSILMFNEVFHLRLGWLEAVQMVFVIIGASMGALGLMILFVGCLATGTTRHKVYRAWGARVGGRISCAVFMSITYILQLAWVLMLCFLVIVTLIYTIFWALCSSSRVQLNHQCIDFKQFDFLFPPKTPPADMEVCEDELKLFCKDYVERAEVMFILASVSCLLVILSLIHYLMCLSANYAHIRDHEKFQELQELQYLQDPEMSVAGSKDRF; this is translated from the exons GTGACAAGTGCCGTGATTGCATGACGCGCATCCCATATGCCACCCTCATTGCTACAATTATGTGCATTGTGGGAGTGGGTGTATTTTGTGGAACCATGTATCGTGGTGCGACGCTCAGCATCTTGATGTTCAATGAAGTCTTCCATCTTCGTCTTGGCTG GTTAGAAgcagtgcagatggtttttgtcataATTGGAGCCAGCATGGGTGCCCTTGGGCTTATGATTTTGTTCGTTGGCTGTTTGGCAACTGGGACGACGAGACACAAAGTTTATCGTGCCTGGGGAGCACGTGTTGGGGGCCGAATCTCTTGTGCAGTG TTCATGAGTATCACCTACATCCTGCAGCTTGCCTGGGTGCTGATGTTGTGTTTCCTTGTGATAgtaacacttatttatacaatattttgggCACTTTGCTCCAGCTCTCGGGTGCAGTTAAATCATCAGTGTATTGATTTCAAGCAATTCG actttctctttcctccaaagacgCCCCCTGCAGACATGGAAGTGTGTGAAGATGAACTGAAACTGTTCTGCAAAGACTATGTGGAACGTGCAGAAGTTATGTTTATTCTTGCGTCTGTCTCATGTTTGTTGGTGATCCTCAGTCTT ATTCATTATTTAATGTGCCTTTCTGCAAATTATGCACACATTCGAGATCATGAGAAATTCCAGGAACTTCAGGAACTTCAATATCTGCAGGACCCTGAAATGTCTGTTGCTGGATCAAAAGACCGATTCTAA